Sequence from the Deltaproteobacteria bacterium genome:
GGATCGGGACCTCCTCGCGCAAGCTTCCGCCCGCGTTCGGCAGCTACACCTTCGGCGTGCTGGTGATGAACAACTTCGGCCACATGCAGGACCTGCGCGTCGCCGGATTGCCGGTCGGGCCGCTGCTCGAGCCGAAGTACCGGCACTTCCACAAGCGCGCCATCAGCTACGGGAGCATCATCGCCGTGGCCGCGACCGACGCGCCGCTCTCCAGCCACCAGCTGGGGCGCGTCTCCAAGCACGTGGCCCTGGGGATTGGCCGCGCCGGCAGCATCGCCGCGCACGGATCGGGCGAGATCATCCTCGCGTTCTCCACCGCGAACAAGATCCCGCGCACGACGCAGAAGATGATCTACCACATGAAGATCCTGCTCGATCAGCGGCTGAACCCCCTCTACGAGGCGGCGATCGAGGCGACGGAAGAGGCCATCCTCAACTCGCTCTGCATGGCGCGCGAGATGGAGGGCGTGAACGGAAACTTCGCTCCAGCGCTGCCGCTCGACGAAGTGAAGGAGATCGTCCAGCGCTCGGCACTGAAGGCGCGCCCGCGGCCCTCGTCCCCGCCGCCGGCCAAGCCTCCCGCACTGCCGCCGGAAGCGCCGCGTGTATCCGAGGCGCCGCCCAGCGCCGCCCGCGGCGCCGAAGGGATGATGACCGTGCCGCTTCCGAAGGAACCCGGCACTGGATCCTGATGGCCGCTGCCGCACCGGCCTGCGGCTCCTGCTTGAGGCTGTGCACGGGATGAGATATGTCCGCCCCCCGTTCCCCCCCGGAGTGGAGACGAAATGGCGCGTTCGAAGAGCAAGCACATCCGCACGATCATGCAGCGGCGGAAGAAGTGGAGGCAGCAGCAGAAGCGGCACAAGGCCGCCATCAAGGCCAACGGCGGGAAGCCGCTGCCCCGCAAGCCGGCGCACGTGAAGAAAAACCCGCCGTTGCCGCCTCTTCCTCGCGCGCCCGCACCCGCGCCGGAGAGCGCGCCGCCTCCAAGGGGCACGGCTTAACCGGCCAGGCGCCTGCCCGCCCAGCCGGAGCGCGCCCTCCAACGCGTGCCTATCTTGCGGCCATGCTGGCGGAAGCGCGGGTGGGGACGATCGGGTTCGCTTACCGGGAATGGTCCGGACACGTCTATCCGCCGGAGGCAAGCCCGCAGCAGTTCCTGCCGCTCTACGCCGAGCGGCTCTCGGGCGTGGAGATCGCCTCGCTGCCACCGCAGCTGGCGGAGTCGTGGGCGGCGTCGGTGCCGCCTTCGTTCCAGTTCGCGGTCAAGGCGCCAGGCCGCGTCGCGAGTGAGCTCGCGTCCGGCAAGGGTGCGGTGCGGGCCATGGCGGCCTTCATGGACGTCGCCGTCCGCCTCGGGGATTCACTCGGCCCGGTGCTGATCCAGATCCCGGGATCGCGCCGCGCCGACCTGAGAGCGCTGGCGTCGTTCCTCGAGGCGCTCCCCGAAGGACTGCGCGTCGCCTTCGACTTCCGGCATCCGTCGTGGCGCGACGACGCCACGCTGCGCCTGCTTTCGAAACACGATGTCGCGCTGGTGCTCAACGACGAAGGGGAGGGCGCGCCGCGCATCGAGCTCACCGCCGGCTTCACCTACGTGCGCATCCGCCGCGACGACGACGGCCCCGAGGCGCTCGACGAGTGGGCGGAGCGGCTCGGCGGGCTGGCGCGCCGCGGTATCGACGTCTACGCGTTCCTCAAGCACGACCGCAAAGGACTGGCCGTGGACCGCGCGATGCGTCTCTCCTCGCTGTTGCGCGCCGAGTCCCAAGTCGGCGAAACCGCGATGCTGAGCTGATCAGGTCTTGGTGCCCTTGTTGGGGGCGTGGCTCGGCGGGGAGCCGCCCGTGGAGGGCGACGGAGTGGCGGCAGCGGGAGCGTCGCTCGCGGGCTTGCTGGTGCCGCCGCCGTCGGACTTGCTGCCCGAGCTGTAGAGGTCCTTGTACCAGCCGCCGCCCTTGAGCTGAAACGAGTTGCGGCTCATGATCTTCGCCATCTTCCCGCCGCATTCGGGACACGCGTCTGGCGGCGGATCGGTCACCTTCTGCAGGCGTTCGACGATCCGGCCGCAGCTCTCGCAGACGAATTCGTAGATGGGCACGGTGCGATCCTAACTCAGGTGCAGCAGCTTCTGCAGCCGGACTGCTTCGGCCCGGGTGAGATGCAGCTTCTTCGCGAATAGATCCAGGGCATCGCGCTTGCCGCGCAGGCTGTTCCAGATCACGCCGGCGCGCACCGACACCTCCCGGTCGAGGGCTTCCAGGATCCCCAGCGCGCGCAGCTCGTCGCGCCGGTCGAGGACCTGCTCGATCCGGTCGCGAGGCCAGCGGCGGCGCAGCGCTTCGCGCCGCAGCCGGTCGCGCTGCGCCTCCAACTCGCGGGACAGGCCTCGCTCGACCAGGAGCTCCCGCAACTCCTGCGGCGCGATGTTCAGCTCGGCGGCCACCTTCGTTTCCGACACTCGATGCTTGGACCAGAGCGCGCGGATCAGGTCGCGCTCGCGCAGCGCCAGCTCGCGCTCGAGGCCGGCAGCCCGGAAGCGGGCGAGGAGCGCGCCGCCGGAGGTGCCCAGGCGCTCGGCGAGCGCGGCGCGGCGCGGGCCAACCTCGGCGAGCAGCGCACGAAGCATGGCTGCCTCGCCCTCCACGGGTTTCGGCTCGGGCGAGGGCGCCGGCGGCGGCGCTGCCGCCTCCCGGGACCGGCGCCGGACGGGGGGTCCGCTTGGTGCCTCCACTGCGGCGGCTCGCGGCATCTGCGCGTCCGTACCGCGCGAGAGGCGGTAGGCCTTGGCGCGGATACCCAGGGAGGTCAGCTCGGCGTCCAGCGTCTCGAGCGGAACCCGGAGGGCCCGTGCCACGAGGGGTGCGTCTCGGTGGTAGGCGAACAGCCCGAGTAGGTGTCGAGCACGTTCGTTCAGGCGCGGCATCGGGCGGCGCAACCTACGAAAAGCCCCTGACAAGTCAACCCGAATACTTGCCACGACCCGCCGCGGGGGCCGAAACTTGGACCCCCGATGCCGATGCGCCGTTTTCCGCTTCGCCTGAAGATCGCCGGTTTCGCAGGGGGGCTGATCCTGCTGGCGACGGTGCTGGTGGCGCTGTTCACGGTCATCCTGCCCTGGCGGGCAAAGCTGAAGGCGCAGGAGCGGCTCGCGTCGCAGCTGGTGAAGACGGCGCTGCCGCTGGGGATCGACCTGCGCGCGGACGGCGCCCATTTCGACCCCACGCGCGTCCACGCCCTCGTCGAAAACTCCAGCCGGGTCCAAGGCGTGGAGATCGTCTATGCGCTCCTCTGGGACGACCGGGGCAACCTCGATTCCGCGGCCTCGTTGGCGAACGTGCCGCTCTTGCGCAAGGCCTCCGAGCAGCTGGCACAGCTGTACCTGCGCGACCGCGCCCACGCGCTCGAATACCTGGCGGTGGGCAGACGGCAGTCCGGCATCCGGCGCCTGCCCATCAAGCTGACGGCGGACAGCGGCCCCGGTCACTCCACCATCGGCCGCCTCGAGCTGGGCCTCTCCACCATGGCCATCGACTCGGAGCTCCGGCGTTCGTTGATCCGTGACGCCTTCGTGCTCGCCGGAACGCTCTTCTTCGCGGTCATGAGCGCCCTCTCCATCGCCCGCCGGATCGCCCAGCCGCTCACCGATCTTTCCGCGGCGATGGGCCGCGTCCGCGAAGGCGATTTCGAGATCACCGCCGCCCCCAGCACGCGTACCAACGACGAGATCGGGGACCTGGCCCGCTCCTTCGACGAGATGACGCTCGGGCTGAAGGAGCGCGAGCGCCTGCGCGGCACCCTCGGGCGTTACGTTTCGGGCGACGTCGCCGAGCGCATCCTCTCCGAGACCGACGATCTCTCGCTGCGCGGCGAAGTGCGCCACGTGGCGGTCCTCTTCCTCGACGTCCGCGGCTTCACCACCATCTCCGAGAAGCTGACGCCCACCGAGGTGGTGGCGCTGCTCAACGAGTATTTCGACGTGGTGGTCGATCGGGTGGCTGCCCATGGGGGGACGGTCAACAAGTTCATCGGCGACGCCGCGATGTGCATCTGGGGAGCCCCCAAGCACGCGGTCCAGGGCGAGCGCTCCGCGGTGCTCTGCGCGCTGGAGATCCAGGCGCGGGCGAAGAAGCTTTCCGCGGAGCGGACGAAGCGCGGCCTGACCACCGTCGGGTTCGGGATCGGGATCAACGCCGGCGAGGCGGTGGCGGGCAACCTCGGCGCCGCCAAGCGGCTCGAGTACACGGTCATCGGCGACGCCGTGAACCTGGCGCAGCGGCTCGAATCGCAGGCGCGGGCGGGAGAGGTGCTGGTCTCGCAGCCCGTCTACGACAAGGTCGCGCTGGAAGTGGACGCCGCACCGCGGGATCCGGTCAAGCTGAAGGGGAAGTCCAAGCCGGTCCCACTGTGGGAGATCCGCCGGACCAAGGTCGTCGCCACGGAGGCCGCGTGAAACGGCTGCTCGCGGCGGTCCTCCTGGTGGCGCTCGCCGCCTGCGACGACGACAAGGCCGGCGCTCCGGACGAGCTCACCATCATCGTCCAGGCCGACCGCAAAGAGGTGGAGCAGCTGGAGAAGTCCGTCCGCGAGCGCGAAGAGGCGCTGCAGAAAGACAAGTCTCAGCTCGACCAGCGCATCGCCGACCTGGCCAAGGGGCTGAAGGCGGCGGCGGACGCGGAACAGCGCCGCAGGCTGGAAGAGGAGCTGCGCCAGTCGCAGGCCCTGGAAGGCCAGCTCGGCGTCCGCGTCACCGCCCTGCAGGCGCAGAAGATCGAGGTGGAGGCGAAAAAGCGGGCCGTGGATGCAGACCTGCAGCGCGCCGCCCAGTCCGCGCTCGACGTCCGCGGCGCTGCGGTGGCCTCGCGGGAAGCCAAGGTCGCTGAGCGCGAAGCCCAGCTCGCTTCGCACGAGCGGGACCTCGCGCAGCGCTTCAAGGACGTGGCGCTGCGGGAGAAGGCGGTGGCCGCGTTCGAGCGCCAGGGTCCGCCGCCCGAGTATCGCGACCGCAGGGCGGTCCCCAAGGCCGCCATGGTCGAGGAGAAGCACAAGAGGCTGCTCGGCGAGCTCGACGCCCGCGGCATCCTCGTCAGCGACCTGCCGGCCGAAGATCAGCCGCTCAACGCGGAGATCTTCGCGGCGCGCCGGCAGCGCGACTTCGCCCGCGCCATGGACCTGCTGAACGACCTGGTGAAGGCGGTGGCGAGGCTGCGCGTCGATCAGCGATTCGTGGAGGCGAAGATCACCCGCCTGCAGGGCGCGCGCGGCACCGCGAAGCTGTCCGACATCCAGCGCGGCGAGATCGAGAAGCTGCTCAAGGACGTGACTTCCGCGTTCTCCGACGGCCGCTACGAGCAGGCCAACAAGGGGCTCAACCGCATCGCGGTCATTCTGGACGCCGGCTCCGCCTCGGGGTAAACGACCCGGCGTGGGCGAGAGCGCCGCCGATCCTCGCCGCCTGCGCGTCCGGGCAGGTCTGGCGTTCGTGCAGGTGCTGCGGCCGGCGCTCTACGCGCTGCTGGCGCTCTCCGCGCTGTTCACCTTCTGGTCCGGCGGTCCCGTGGCGGGCCGGACGCTGCCGTACTGGACGCGGAGCGTCGCCCCCACGATCTTCGGCATCTTCCTCGCCATCTTCACGTTCTACCGGTTCGCGCTGATGCGGGCGAAGAAGTACCCGGCGGCGACGGGCCTCTTCCAGGTGGGCCTGGGTGCGCTGATCTGGGTGTTGCTCTTGCCGTCGACGCGGCAGAAGATCAGGCCGCCCTCGGCGCCGGTAGACGAGGTGCCGGCCTTGATGGCGTCCCCCGATCCGCGCGTGCGCGCGCTGGCCGTCGAGGTGGCCGGATACCGCCGCGACGGCGCGCGATATGCGGCGGAGATGATCGACCGGCTGGACGACGCCGACCCCGCGGTCCGCGAGCGGGCGCACGCGGCGCTGGTGCGGCTCGCCGGGCACGACGAGGGGAGGGATCCCGACGCCTGGAGGGAAGAGGGTCGGAAGCGGGGCTGGCTGCGCTGAAATGCCGCTTGCCTTGACGCCCGGAAGCGCCGGCACTACAGTTTTCGAGAGTGAGAATCAATTTCAATATGAAGCGCAGCGAGCGAAAGACAGCCCTGACCTCAACTGCCCGCGAGCGGCTCGCGAGCTGGATCGCGTCGCGCGGGCTGAAGGCCACCCGGCAGCGCGACCTGATCGTCGACACCTTCTTCTCCCAGACCGGCCACCTTTCGGTGGACGAGCTGGTGGAGAAGGCCAAGCAGCGCGATCCCAGCATCGGCGCCGCTACCGTCTACCGGACGATGAAGATCCTCACCGACGCCGGCCTGGCCTCCGCCCGCCACTTCGAGGGCGGCCAGACCCGCTACGAGGCGGCGCTGGACCGGCACCACCACGACCATCTGATCTGCACCTCCTGCGGCAACATCGCCGAGTTCGAGAACGAGCGCATCGAGGAACTTCAAGACAGGGTGGCCGGCGAGCACGGCTTCACCGTCACGCACCACAAGCTCGAGCTGTACGGGCTGTGCGCCGCCTGCCAGCAGCGGCAGTCGGACGTCCGCAACCGCCAGCGATAGTCCAACCCGCAGTCGAACGAGAACGAAATGGCCCCTGTGGTGCGACTGAGAATGAGAATCACAATCGGTCTCAACGTGCTTCTGGCCTGCGCGTTCCTCGCCCCCGCCGCACGGGCCGACCGGCGCACGATGATCCGCGCCTACGAGTACATGACACAGCCCCAGGGCAACCTCGAGCTGGAGATCTGGAACGAGATCGAGGCGCCGAAGGGCGGCGGATTCGACCAGGCCGCCACCGTCCACCGCATCGAGCTGGAGTACGGGCTGACGGACCACTGGGACCTGGCCCTCTACCACGTCTTCGCGCAGGAGCCGGGCGACTCGTTCCGCTTCGATTCCTGGCGGCTGGAGACGCGCTACCGCCTGTTCGAGAAGAACGTCCTGCCGGTGGACGTCGAGCTCTACTTCGAAGTGGAACGGCCGGCGAACTTCACCGAGCCGTTCGAAACCGAGGAGAAGCTGATCCTGGAGAAGGACTTCGGCCGCTTCGCGCTGGTCGCAAATCTGGTGGCCGAGCAGAAGCTCTTCCACGCCGGAGAGGGACATCTCTGGGAAATCGACGCCGGCGCCCGGTACGAGGTCCTTCCCCAGCTTCGGCTCGGCGCCGAGTTCTGGACCATCCAGGAGACCGCAGGCGGCGTCACCGAAGGGAGCTATTTTGCGGGGCCCTCGGTGTCGTTCGCCTCCAGCAAGCTCTGGTTGCAGATCGGGGCGGGGTTCGGCCTCGGCGAGAGCGCCGGAGCGACTTTCGTGCGCTCGGTGCTCGGGATCAACTTGTGAAGGTCCGCGCCGGCCTGGTGCTGTCGATGGCGGCGGCCTGCAGCTCGGCGCCATCGCGGCCGCTCTCGGAAGAGGAGCGGACGTACCGGGCGAAGTGCACCGCATGCCACCGGGCGTACGAGCCCGGCGAGCGAAAGGACTGGCCGGCGGTCCTCGACAAGATGCAGACCGAGAAGAAAACGCACCTGAACCCCGACGAGCGCGCGCAGATCCTCGCGTTTCTCCGGGGGAATTCGGTGATGCGTTGAACGACTACCTTTCCTTCCGGTAAACTACATGTGCCTGCGGCCTGAGCAGTATCGGGGGAGAGGGACTTGCCGAGCGCGCCCAGCCGGTTCGAGGTGGAGCATCTCCGCCGCCTGATGCTGAAGGCATCGGTCGAGGCCGCGCAACTCGACGAGCGCGTCGACCAGGCGCGCAAGGACGACAGCCTCTGGCCGGCCCTGCATCATTGGTCTGACGCGGCGGAGTCGCTGGAGGAGGCCGTCGAGCGGGCACGGCCCGAGCTGCAGCAGGACGGCACACCGAAGGAGCAGATCGATCGCATTCGCGAGCGCCTCGGCGGCCTCGAGCAGCGCAGCAAGCGGTTCGACCTGGACTACGATCTCGATTTCTGCGTCGACGCCTGGACTTCGCTCGGCCATGAATTGGCGCAGCTTTCCGGACGGCGGCGCGATCCCCTGGTCCGGCTCCTCGAGCTCCGCAAGCCGGCCATCGATCAGACCACCGCGATGCTCTCGGAAGCGCAGCGGCACGAAGGACTCCTGCAGCAGCAGCATCGCGAGGTCCTGGAGCTGCAGAAGGAGCGCGATCGCGCGCGCGAGAAGTACGAACGCCTGCGCCAGGCGTGGCTCACCGCACAACGCGATTGCGAGGCGGCCGAACAGCAGAAGGCCGCGGCAGCGCCCCCGCAGCAATACGAAGTGAAGAAGCCTCCGCTGCCCGACTTGCGCCGGCTGACGGACGGACGGCCGGCGCCGGTGATCGTGCGGCTGCCGGCGTCCACGCCGGTCGCTCGCAATCTTCCTTCGAAGCCGATCCCTCCGCTGCCGCCGGGCAAGCCTGACCTGCGAAAGCCCCAACCCGCCGGGCACCGCGCGGCGCGGTACGGCAAGGGAGATCTGCCTCGGCTGCTCGAGCGCAACCATCAGCAGCGCGACGTGGTCGCGGCGCGCGTGGAAAAGACTCTCTCGCATCTCGCCACCGCGCCACACCGGACGCTCACCGACAGCACGACCGGCGAGCTCCGGGCGAACCTGGCGCGGATGGACGCGATCCTCTCGCGCTTGCGCGGAGCGGCGCGGCACGAGGTGCTCGAAGGGGCGCACGCGGTCGGCTCCATCATCCAGCGGATGAACTCGGTGGCCGCCCGCGCCGGAGGCGGTGGGCACAGCGCGGAGATCCGCAAGCACATCGAGGACCGCAGGGCGCAGCTTCACCGCATCGCGCAGGCGCAGCTCTCCAGCGAGTTGAAGAAACGGAGCGACTCGGGCCTCGGAGCGTTGTCGCTCAAACCGCAGCCGATCCGCGGCGCATTGGGAACGACGGCGATCCTTTCCGGCGGTCTCCATGCGCTCGGAGCGGCGCATCCGGCAGGTTTTGCACCACCGGGCGTCGCGCCAAAGGAATCGCATCCGCTGGCCGGCCTCCAGGTTTCCGGGACGCCGCTGCGAGAGCTGGCGGCGAAGGCGGAGCTCAGGCAGAAGCAGCTCGCGGCTCGCGCACGGAAAGGGCCGGTGCCTGCGCAGGCGACTGCCGGTGCACTGCTCGGCGCGTTCCGCGAGAATCCGAAAGCGGCGGGGTTCGCCGCCCATCTCGCGCCGGGAGGCGCCCTGCGGGCGCTCTGCGAAACGGCGCAGCGGGGACACGGGCTCCCGATTGGACAGGCCGCGCAGCATTATCTCGCCTCGCGCGGCTCGAGCCACCTCTGGAACGCCGTGACGACGTTCAACACGCTGGTCAGCGAAGGCCATCGGCCGCGCTTCAGCTTCGGGAGCTGGCTGAAGAAGAACGTCTCCGACCAGGTGTCGCACGCGCTGCACGG
This genomic interval carries:
- a CDS encoding P1 family peptidase, translated to MEPRYRARDLGIPLGRFRPGKWNAITDVEGVLVGHSTIIRGAGPLRRGRGPVRTGVTAILPNQKNIFEQRVTGGGFVLNGAGEVSGLTQLMEWGIVETPIFLTNTLSVGAVSDAAVQWMVEQFPGIGDEHDVLIPLVGECDDSWLNDVAGRHVKAENVREALETATSGPVAEGSVGGGTGMISCDFKAGIGTSSRKLPPAFGSYTFGVLVMNNFGHMQDLRVAGLPVGPLLEPKYRHFHKRAISYGSIIAVAATDAPLSSHQLGRVSKHVALGIGRAGSIAAHGSGEIILAFSTANKIPRTTQKMIYHMKILLDQRLNPLYEAAIEATEEAILNSLCMAREMEGVNGNFAPALPLDEVKEIVQRSALKARPRPSSPPPAKPPALPPEAPRVSEAPPSAARGAEGMMTVPLPKEPGTGS
- a CDS encoding DUF72 domain-containing protein, which translates into the protein MSAPRSPPEWRRNGAFEEQAHPHDHAAAEEVEAAAEAAQGRHQGQRREAAAPQAGAREEKPAVAASSSRARTRAGERAASKGHGLTGQAPARPAGARPPTRAYLAAMLAEARVGTIGFAYREWSGHVYPPEASPQQFLPLYAERLSGVEIASLPPQLAESWAASVPPSFQFAVKAPGRVASELASGKGAVRAMAAFMDVAVRLGDSLGPVLIQIPGSRRADLRALASFLEALPEGLRVAFDFRHPSWRDDATLRLLSKHDVALVLNDEGEGAPRIELTAGFTYVRIRRDDDGPEALDEWAERLGGLARRGIDVYAFLKHDRKGLAVDRAMRLSSLLRAESQVGETAMLS
- a CDS encoding zinc ribbon domain-containing protein → MPIYEFVCESCGRIVERLQKVTDPPPDACPECGGKMAKIMSRNSFQLKGGGWYKDLYSSGSKSDGGGTSKPASDAPAAATPSPSTGGSPPSHAPNKGTKT
- a CDS encoding adenylate/guanylate cyclase domain-containing protein, encoding MPMRRFPLRLKIAGFAGGLILLATVLVALFTVILPWRAKLKAQERLASQLVKTALPLGIDLRADGAHFDPTRVHALVENSSRVQGVEIVYALLWDDRGNLDSAASLANVPLLRKASEQLAQLYLRDRAHALEYLAVGRRQSGIRRLPIKLTADSGPGHSTIGRLELGLSTMAIDSELRRSLIRDAFVLAGTLFFAVMSALSIARRIAQPLTDLSAAMGRVREGDFEITAAPSTRTNDEIGDLARSFDEMTLGLKERERLRGTLGRYVSGDVAERILSETDDLSLRGEVRHVAVLFLDVRGFTTISEKLTPTEVVALLNEYFDVVVDRVAAHGGTVNKFIGDAAMCIWGAPKHAVQGERSAVLCALEIQARAKKLSAERTKRGLTTVGFGIGINAGEAVAGNLGAAKRLEYTVIGDAVNLAQRLESQARAGEVLVSQPVYDKVALEVDAAPRDPVKLKGKSKPVPLWEIRRTKVVATEAA
- a CDS encoding HEAT repeat domain-containing protein encodes the protein MGESAADPRRLRVRAGLAFVQVLRPALYALLALSALFTFWSGGPVAGRTLPYWTRSVAPTIFGIFLAIFTFYRFALMRAKKYPAATGLFQVGLGALIWVLLLPSTRQKIRPPSAPVDEVPALMASPDPRVRALAVEVAGYRRDGARYAAEMIDRLDDADPAVRERAHAALVRLAGHDEGRDPDAWREEGRKRGWLR
- a CDS encoding transcriptional repressor, whose translation is MKRSERKTALTSTARERLASWIASRGLKATRQRDLIVDTFFSQTGHLSVDELVEKAKQRDPSIGAATVYRTMKILTDAGLASARHFEGGQTRYEAALDRHHHDHLICTSCGNIAEFENERIEELQDRVAGEHGFTVTHHKLELYGLCAACQQRQSDVRNRQR